Genomic window (Fibrobacter sp. UWB2):
AATTTGCTGCGAGCCCGATTTCTGCAAAAGAATTTGCCTTAAAAAACGACTTCAAAGCGTCTACGGTATGGTACGGCGTTACAGCAGTATTCAAAAAATCAAAAAATTCCATATTTCCTCGAAAAAAATCAATTAAATTCAATTTGACAATATAATCTATTTATATTTCACGAAAGCAATGGTATTTCAAAAGATAAAACAGATCAACTGGATGGAAATGTCCGGCCTCCTGGTCGGCGTTGTCAGTACTGTTGCCGTCATGATTTTTTCGCTAGTGCTTTACCACTACCTTTACGACAAGAACGTCGGTGTCATCAAGGATGAATACAAGCTTTACAGTACATTCGACAAGGCGCTGGGCCTTAAAAAAGGAACGAGTGTACAAATTAGCGGCGTCGATGTCGGTCGTGTAACCAACGTTTCTATCAAAAAAGATGCAGCGGGGGCCATATCCGATAGCGTGCTCATGGAATTCTCCATCGAGAAGAAATACCAAAACCTCATTACCGACAGTGCAAAAGCTTACGCCATCCGCGACCAGAACCTGATTTCGGCCCGAGTCATCAATATCGACATTAAGAAAAATAAAGGCCACGTACTTGAAGACAAAGGCATCTTATCGGCAGGCAAGGCTCAAGATATTGAAACCGTCATTCAAGCCGCAAACGATCTTTTGGCCCGCGTCAACCGACTTGTGGACGCCGCCGACGAACTCGTAGCCATGGCTCTTGACACAGGCACGACCATGGGCGCACTGTTTGGATCTCGCGCTCTTTACGACAACTTGAACCGCCAGCTTTACCGACTTGACGACATCACCTTACTCGGTAAGAACGTGCTGAAGAAGACTTCCTTCTTGCTCGACACAATGAATACCGGCGTTCCGACGCTCCTTAGCCGCGCAAACGAAGTCACAAACAACGTAGGCAACTTGCTCGACGACTTCAAGCCGCTACCGAGCCAGGTCACATCACTTTTAAATTCCATGGATTCTACCGTCGGACGTGTAGACCACCTCGTCACAGACTTCGGTACGGTCACAACCGGACTGCAAGACTTTATGAACACGACGGAATCCACATTGCAGAGTGCAGACGACCTAATGAACGGCATGTCCAAGATGTGGCTTTTGAAAGGCAATGTTCCTAGGCATGATTCTGTGCCCTTTGTCGTGGAGACGCTATGGTAACGAAGGCTTTGAAAATCGCCCTTTGCGTAGCGCTTAGCGGAGTCACCGCATTCGCCACGGAATCCGGGAAGCTTGCCGGACGTGCGCAGAAGTCCATCAAGGCAGGGAATTTTGCCAAGGGCTATTCGCAACTCGAACGCGCTCTTATTGCAAGCCGCAAGGAAGCGGACAGACGTTCTGAAGGCCGCATTATCATCGCCATGGGTCAAGTCCGCACAATGAGTCTGGACTATAGCATGGCCGATTCGCTCCTGAATTACGTCCAGAACGAAGGCATGGACCGTTCGACGAGAATAATGCTCGTCAAGGCCAAAATGGCTCTGAAAAATGCGACCGAAAAATACTCGGACGCTGTATCACTTTGTGAAAACGTCAAGGAAGACGAACTCAACGGAATTGACGACAACCTGCAGGGAGCTTTCTATTCGGAATGCGCCATCGCTTACGCAGGCGCCCACAACGACGAGAAAGCCAAACAGGCCCTCAAGATGGTCGGCAAGTGCACCGACGATGACACAGGAATTTACTACTGGACGGACGCCCGTCTAACAGACCTGCAAGAGTCTGGCGATGCCGATGCCATTTACCGCAAGGCCGAAGCAAAATCCGTCGAAGCCAACACTCCCTACACGACCGCAAACATC
Coding sequences:
- a CDS encoding MlaD family protein, with product MVFQKIKQINWMEMSGLLVGVVSTVAVMIFSLVLYHYLYDKNVGVIKDEYKLYSTFDKALGLKKGTSVQISGVDVGRVTNVSIKKDAAGAISDSVLMEFSIEKKYQNLITDSAKAYAIRDQNLISARVINIDIKKNKGHVLEDKGILSAGKAQDIETVIQAANDLLARVNRLVDAADELVAMALDTGTTMGALFGSRALYDNLNRQLYRLDDITLLGKNVLKKTSFLLDTMNTGVPTLLSRANEVTNNVGNLLDDFKPLPSQVTSLLNSMDSTVGRVDHLVTDFGTVTTGLQDFMNTTESTLQSADDLMNGMSKMWLLKGNVPRHDSVPFVVETLW